A window of the Lactuca sativa cultivar Salinas chromosome 7, Lsat_Salinas_v11, whole genome shotgun sequence genome harbors these coding sequences:
- the LOC111901023 gene encoding calcium-binding protein KRP1 — translation MASKNQSEFQDFLPLMADKLGGEGLIGELCNGFQLLMDADKGVITFDSLKNNSSLLGLEDMSDDDLRSMLKEGDFDGDGALNQMEFCVLMFRLSPDLMEQSQFLLEEALEHEFDQM, via the coding sequence ATGGCGTCAAAGAATCAATCGGAGTTTCAGGATTTCTTACCTTTAATGGCGGATAAGTTAGGCGGCGAAGGTCTGATCGGAGAGTTATGCAACGGATTTCAGTTATTGATGGACGCGGACAAGGGCGTCATCACCTTCGacagtctgaagaacaactcttCGCTTTTAGGTCTTGAAGATATGAGCGACGATGATCTCCGGAGTATGTTGAAGGAAGGCGATTTTGATGGAGATGGAGCGCTAAATCAGATGGAATTTTGTGTTCTGATGTTCAGATTAAGCCCTGATTTGATGGAGCAGTCCCAATTTTTGTTAGAAGAAGCTCTTGAACATGAATTCGATCAAATGTAA
- the LOC111901019 gene encoding calcium-binding protein KRP1 yields the protein MATSNQSQSQFQDFLPVMADKLGGDGLIEELCNGFQLLMDREKGVITFDSLKKNSSLLGLQDLSDADLLSMLREGDFDGDGALSQMEFCVLMFRLSPDLMQQSEFLLEEALEQEFNNFQH from the coding sequence ATGGCAACCAGCAACCAATCTCAATCTCAATTCCAAGATTTCTTGCCTGTAATGGCGGATAAACTGGGCGGcgatggtttaattgaagaacTATGCAATGGGTTTCAGTTGCTGATGGATCGTGAAAAGGGTGTGATCACTTTCGATAGTCTGAAGAAGAATTCTTCCCTTTTAGGTCTTCAAGATTTGTCAGATGCTGATCTTTTGAGCATGTTGAGAGAAGGCGATTTCGATGGTGATGGTGCGCTTAGTCAGATGGAATTTTGTGTTCTTATGTTTAGATTAAGCCCTGATTTGATGCAGCAATCTGAGTTTTTGTTAGAAGAAGCTTTGGAACAGGAGTTCAATAATTTCCAACATTGA
- the LOC111901021 gene encoding G-type lectin S-receptor-like serine/threonine-protein kinase At4g27290 isoform X1 — protein MSSIIELFLSCFVIFYLHKSYAVDTMTVAESLTDGDTLTSAGGIFKMGFFSPGNSTNRYVGIWYTNASVLTVVWVANRQFPLTKNSGVLQLVRNRNLIILDSIQSNNTIWSSSSSSSSSSSHISKKPALNPVLQLLDSGNLVIRDENDQNPENFHWQSFDHPVDTLLPGMKLGINFKTGLETYLSSWKTSDDPSPGDYNYRFDYTGYPQLIMRKKSVISFRLGSWNGLGFSGIPISKPAINASYKIDLIVNENEVSYTYNLVNKSSTFSKLSITPSGTAQRISFVKQTKSWRVLFTAPADHCDEYSRCGAYSTCSLLCQCLDKFTPRNQKEWEVNDGSSGCVRVKNLECKTDGFRKYSGLKLPDTRFSWFDKNMNLEECEMKCLKNCSCMAYARLNILEGSGCLIWFGDLVDMKDLSVNVQDIYVRMASSDSDHTVLKSSDDKKKKVMIKVLLPLVFGTLIMVMSLMVCYLRKKKRTQMNMEGRLRNINETRNEDMELQLFALQSVIKATKNFSLSCKLGEGGFGPVYKGILGEGQEVAVKRLSKTSTQGLEEFKNEVICIAKLQHRNLVKLIGYCMEDDEMMLIYEYMPNNSLDSIIFDEKRRKLLDWPTRYHIINGIARGLLYLHQDSRLRIIHRDLKASNVLLDSDMNPKISDFGLARRFGGNEMGSNTRMVVGTYGYMSPEYAVHGLFSVKSDVFSFGVLLLEIVSGKKNRGFFQQDHSDNLLGHAWRLYKEDRSMELIDEALLESFSVSEAMRSIQVGLLCVQHSPGDRPNMSSVVVMLAGEGSLPEPKQPGFFTEDNILQAQCSSSVATQFSVNEVTITLLDGR, from the exons ATGTCAAGCATCATCGAGCTCTTTCTCTCATGCTTCGTGATTTTCTACCTTCACAAGTCTTACGCAGTCGACACCATGACTGTAGCTGAATCTCTCACAGACGGAGATACATTAACTTCAGCTGGAGGAATCTTCAAAATGGGATTTTTCAGTCCAGGTAATTCTACAAATCGGTATGTAGGCATATGGTATACAAACGCTTCTGTTCTCACAGTCGTTTGGGTTGCAAACAGACAATTTCCCCTCACTAAAAATTCAGGTGTTCTTCAACTCGTTCGTAATCGTAATCTCATCATCCTAGACAGCATTCAATCCAATAACACAATATggtcgtcttcttcttcttcttcttcttcttcttcacataTATCGAAAAAACCTGCATTGAATCCAGTTTTACAGCTATTAGACTCAGGAAATCTCGTTATAAGAGACGAAAACGACCAGAATCCTGAAAATTTCCATTGGCAAAGCTTCGATCATCCTGTTGACACTCTTCTACCTGGCATGAAGCTCGGAATAAACTTCAAGACAGGTTTAGAGACATATCTATCATCATGGAAAACATCAGATGATCCATCACCAGGTGATTATAATTACCGATTTGATTACACAGGGTACCCACAATTAATCATGAGAAAGAAATCGGTTATCTCTTTTAGATTAGGTTCATGGAATGGTCTAGGGTTTAGTGGAATCCCAATTTCAAAACCTGCAATTAACGCTAGCTACAAAATCGACTTAATTGTGAATGAGAATGAAGTTTCCTATACTTATAATCTTGTTAACAAATCATCGACATTCTCAAAGCTTTCAATCACACCTAGTGGAACAGCACAACGGATATCATTTGTGAAACAAACAAAAAGTTGGAGAGTTCTTTTTACTGCTCCTGCTGATCATTGTGATGAGTATTCAAGATGTGGTGCTTATAGTACTTGTAGTCTTTTATGTCAGTGTTTGGACAAATTTACCCCTAGAAACCAAAAGGAATGGGAGGTGAACGATGGGTCTAGTGGGTGTGTAAGGGTAAAAAATTTGGAATGTAAAACTGATGGGTTTAGAAAATATTCTGGGCTTAAATTGCCAGATACACGGTTTTCTTGGTTTGATAAGAACATGAATTTGGAAGAATGTGAAATGAAATGTTTAAAAAATTGCTCATGTATGGCGTATGCGAGATTAAATATATTGGAAGGAAGTGGGTGTTTGATTTGGTTTGGTGATTTAGTTGACATGAAAGATTTATCTGTTAATGTTCAAGATATATATGTGAGGATGGCTTCTTCTGATTCGG aTCATACAGTTTTGAAATCATCTGATGATAAGAAGAAAAAAGTGATGATTAAAGTTTTATTGCCGTTAGTTTTTGGGACTTTAATTATGGTAATGAGCTTGAtggtgtgttatttgaggaagaaaAAGAGAACACAGATGAATATGGAAg GGAGATTGAGAAATATAAATGAGACGCGAAATGAAGATATGGAGTTACAATTGTTTGCTTTACAAAGCGTAATAAAAGCTACAAAAAACTTCTCGTTGAGTTGTAAGCTTGGAGAAGGTGGATTTGGTCCCGTTTACAAG GGGATCTTAGGCGAGGGGCAAGAAGTAGCTGTGAAGCGACTCTCGAAAACATCAACACAAGGTTTAGAAGAATTCAAGAACGAAGTTATTTGTATAGCAAAACTCCAACATAGAAATCTTGTAAAACTTATCGGATATTGCATGGAAGATGATGAAATGATGTTGATATATGAATACATGCCCAACAATAGTCTAGACTCGATTATATTTG aTGAAAAACGAAGGAAATTACTAGACTGGCCTACACGTTACCACATTATTAACGGGATTGCTCGTGGACTTCTTTACCttcatcaagattcaagattGAGGATTATTCATAGAGATTTAAAAGCTAGTAATGTTTTGTTGGATTCTGATATGAACCCTAAAATATCGGATTTTGGATTGGCGAGAAGATTTGGAGGAAATGAGATGGGATCTAATACAAGAATGGTGGTGGGAACATA tgGTTATATGTCTCCCGAGTATGCTGTTCATGGGCTTTTCTCGGTGAAATCAGATGTATTTAGCTTTGGAGTTTTACTATTGGAAATCGTGAGTGGCAAGAAAAACAGAGGCTTCTTTCAACAGGACCACAGTGATAATCTTCTTGGTCAT GCATGGAGGCTGTATAAAGAAGATCGATCCATGGAACTAATCGATGAAGCATTACTGGAATCATTCTCTGTTTCAGAAGCGATGAGGTCAATTCAGGTAGGTCTGTTATGCGTCCAACACTCTCCCGGCGACCGGCCAAATATGTCATCGGTGGTTGTGATGTTGGCCGGCGAAGGTTCGTTGCCGGAACCTAAACAACCTGGTTTTTTCACCGAAGACAATATTCTTCAAGCTCAATGTTCTTCAAGTGTAGCTACCCAGTTTTCGGTTAACGAAGTCACCATTACACTTTTAGATGGTCGATAG
- the LOC111901021 gene encoding G-type lectin S-receptor-like serine/threonine-protein kinase SD1-1 isoform X2, giving the protein MRWDLIQEWCGYMSPEYAVHGLFSVKSDVFSFGVLLLEIVSGKKNRGFFQQDHSDNLLGHAWRLYKEDRSMELIDEALLESFSVSEAMRSIQVGLLCVQHSPGDRPNMSSVVVMLAGEGSLPEPKQPGFFTEDNILQAQCSSSVATQFSVNEVTITLLDGR; this is encoded by the exons ATGAGATGGGATCTAATACAAGAATGGTG tgGTTATATGTCTCCCGAGTATGCTGTTCATGGGCTTTTCTCGGTGAAATCAGATGTATTTAGCTTTGGAGTTTTACTATTGGAAATCGTGAGTGGCAAGAAAAACAGAGGCTTCTTTCAACAGGACCACAGTGATAATCTTCTTGGTCAT GCATGGAGGCTGTATAAAGAAGATCGATCCATGGAACTAATCGATGAAGCATTACTGGAATCATTCTCTGTTTCAGAAGCGATGAGGTCAATTCAGGTAGGTCTGTTATGCGTCCAACACTCTCCCGGCGACCGGCCAAATATGTCATCGGTGGTTGTGATGTTGGCCGGCGAAGGTTCGTTGCCGGAACCTAAACAACCTGGTTTTTTCACCGAAGACAATATTCTTCAAGCTCAATGTTCTTCAAGTGTAGCTACCCAGTTTTCGGTTAACGAAGTCACCATTACACTTTTAGATGGTCGATAG